The window GTTAACAGTGCCTGTTTCTCTGTATGGAATTCAACTATTTCTTGCAAAGCAAAATCAGCACAGACATCACCATTCATTACAAAGAAATATGTAGGACCACCGGAGCGTATTTGATCACGGAAATGATACAAGCCTCCTGCAGTTCCCAAAGGTGTAAATTCTTGAAGATACCTGATGATTATATTATAAGTGCTTGCCATTTCTTGAATGAATTGAGATAAATCGCTGGCAAGGTACGAtccaattattaatatttcattaagatTCTTCACCTTTGAACATGCTTCTATGTGGTGCTGAATCATTGGCAATCCAGCAATTGGAAATAATGGTTTTGGTATATCCAAAGAAAGAGGTCTAAATCTGGTTCCTAAAACATATGTTATTATGAAGCATTATAGAGTCAGTTGTTATCATTTGTTATTCAGCCCACTGAATATCAAATATGTTAGCAATTATGTTTAAGGTTATATTGTTTTATAGATTGTAACAATAATGTTagaaattaattgtaatatgAGATAACAAACCTTTTGAAGGACCTCCAATTAGTATGACACATTTTAGtatcatttttctaaattatacaaattttattatgatTTTAAAGAACTTTTGTATTACAATGATAAAAGTAAATTGCTGATAGATTTAGGAACACCTTAAAATTTTCCAGTTCATGAATTCCAGTTCATTAAACAGGATAAGATAAGAGCTAGAATTTCCTGGCAAAGAACAGTAGAGCAAACTTAAACAAACCCGGATAAGAAATTCTATGATTGGCAAATGAGTAGatgtatacaattattatacaaaatatgcaaaataaaagaatctttagaatataaataaatgaaataaaattcatacaattaggcataatatttttattggattttaataaaataaaaatacaaaaaatgagaTTCCACAGCATAAGAAAGTAGTTTAACAACTGCTACAGTCTTTATAAACTAAAAAAcaatttgtataatattaataattggaaATAGATACTGTTCATGTTGTTCAATATTtgcaattatatattatataaaaatatattattgctTAGGCTATCTCACAATACTGTAGGAACACAGTTCACACAAATGTGTCTATACGAGTAATTCGTTTAAGAAAATTATCAAACATTTACATTATAGGCCAGGCGCTACtagatttaataatttcatagcAAATTCAAATCCGAGAAAGCATGCTGCATTTGCCGGGAATGCACGAAGCATCACAGGTATACATCCTTTGTAAAGTGCTTTTGGTCCTTCTTCTTTCATTAAAACTATAAAGGCGTCGCGAATTCCACGTTTGAAAGTTCCCTCAGGAGCTGGAAcagaatgaataaaattaaaaataatattcattcaTATTAGTCATAAAgaaaagataataatataaaatgttttgaaCGATACATACCACTTTGTAGACGACTTTTTAATACATCAGGTGGCATTCCAACAATCCAGTTAGCGATACCAGCAAAACCACCAGCTAAAATTGTAGCTCCTATTCCTAGTTTACCTCCTTCAGGAGTCATCCAATTTTTCAAACATTCATATGTCATAAAATACATTCCACTGGCAGGAATatctgaaaatttgaataaaaagttatcaggaaagaaaaaaaggtccACCTGAATCTGTGTAATCAAAACATGGTATGGAAacgttatttataattataaaacaaGAATAATGTGTGTAGGTTGCTAGATAGGAAGCATCCTGTTTGATAGGAAACATCAAGGCAGATAGATAACACTTAACAAAATTCAGTTTCCTTCAAACCAGCGTACCATCAGTGGTTTTAAGTTCTACTTTTCTTCAATCTTTAAATTTTAAGGAAACTATGGCGGTTAttctaattctttttcttaCTCTGTTGGTAcataattcttttctttatttaaaatatacatagatgCAAAATGACAAAACATTTATCTTATAGTATACTTAAATTCGGTACAATATGTTATTAACACACTGAATTTATTTGAAGTAATATCATGTTTAAACTTCATTGAAAAAATATGTGTTTAGAATGAGTGCTTTGGACAAATAATCGATATTGGCAATGTTTGGGAAGTAAAATGTCCACCAGGATGTTCTTGCGAGGTTCAAaaatttgccgatttatctttACACCGATGGATCAGAGCAACTCAAGATCAGGTATGATTACTAATTTACCCTTCTTTTCTTGCAGGAGAatttaacagacttttttcttTAACTAGAACTTAACCAGTGATGACAATTTTGAATTTGGTTTAAATCCTGACCATTCTATCTTTTCTGAATTTCTGAAAGTAGCAATCTGTGTCGTCGCTGAAGACCATGAAGAACTTTTAGAAAAACTTCCATCAGATATACAGGTCGTTATTATAAAACTGAACACTGTATCGTTTTAATGAATTGTAGGCACGAAGAGacgataataaaatatatccTTCTTCTAGGTATTTACAATACTTCAGTCTGGTATGGGAGACTTTGAGATTCTTTTACAGTCTACAACGTTTCAACGATTCACAGATTTAATATCATTAGATATACAAGGCATAGATTACAATGAAGCAACAGGAaagaatttaaatattgaaCAGAAGAAACAAGGAGGAATTATGTTGTCTGTAGATTCTTTGTATCCATTAGGTTTGAATCTTCTTTACTTGAATCTAGAACGAGTGAAACTAACCAGCTTGAGTCCAACGAAAAAAAATAAAGCCAATCTCGTAATTAAACCAATGAATACAGTTACcaaaaatgaaaatcgaaacaAGGAACTACTGAATAATACTAGTCAAAGTACAGGACACAGATTAATATTGTTAAGTCAACAAAATAATGGAGAAAGTGACGACAAAGAAATACTTCCTTACGACGTTTATAAACAAGAAATGGAAGGTTACAGAGAAACTATGGGACTTTTCACTGGTTTAGGAGCTTTAACTCATTTAAGAGTTTATGATTGTGACTTGAAAGATATATCATGGCATATGTTTGACGGTTTGGATAGTCTTGTTCAGCTTTCACTAGAAAGgaacaatttgaaatttattccagAATTTTGTTTCTATGGTACACCTAATTTAAAAGTACTTTCACTCGCAAGAAATCAATTGTTAACCCTTAAAAGCATTGACTTAGCTGGTTTGCTGATGCTCGAGGATCTTGATCTAAGAGGGAATAATCTAACATTTTTATCAGAATTATCTTTTCCACCTTTTCCAATGTTGAAAGTTGCAGATTTTCGGGAAAATCCTTTGGATTCTATATTTCCaaggtatttaaataattcactgaaaaataaattgttttatgTAATAATAAGATATGCAATTATCTTTTGATTTTAGTACTTTCGAAATTATGAATACAACGCTAAAACTCTATCTCGGAGGTGAAGATTCAAAGCTATATTTACAAAAGAATTCCTTTCTTGGACTATATCAACTTCAAATCTTACACTTATATAATTTAGAAATACCAGTCCTGGAACGCTTTGTACTTCAAGGGATGCCAGAGTTATTTGAATTAAAAGCACGTGGAAATATTTCAAGCATTGAATTCGACGCGTTTGTAGATTTGATCAAACTAGTATATCTCGATCTGAGTCATTGTTATATTCGTAAAATATCCATGGATGCCTTTTATGGATTAGAAAATGTTAAACGTATAGATTTATCAAACAACGAGCTAGAGTCTATTCCACCTGGTTTGTTTGGGGTACAACAGCAGAAGCAGCTTAAAGAAGTTATCCTATCGAAAAATAAACTGACTTCGCTACCCctggaatttttcaaaatgttacGCGGACCATATGAACAACCACAATTAGCAACTATCAGACTAGATGGTAATCCATGGGACTGTACTTGTTCCATGACTACATGGAACCCTCAATTGGCAAGTGCAATGAATTTCTTTTACTTAGCTTTTAAGAAGTGTAGCGTTAAagcattaattttattaaactttaaaatAGGTCAGTAGATTACGTGAAACTGCACCAAGATGCTCAACACCAAAAAGGTTGCAAAATTGGGGAGTTTTTCACGCGTTACGCAAAGGTGGTTTGCAATGCAGAAGATTAAATAGaagacatttaaaaaaatccTCAATAAGAAAAACTAATTATGAAGATAATATTATCAGttagtaaatatatatttttttaattacaattaattaatgtatgtgtataaaagaagaagcaaaattaaacaattcagctttcaatttctacaaagTGAGGATTCGGCGACAGAAGAATGTAATTTTACGTACCTCTCAATAGAGTAGCGCAGGTACCTTTATAAATACTTCTTATTCCTCCTTCTTTATAAAGTTGTTTCGCACAATCAACTGGTCCTTTATACTTTGGGTTTACATCAGATTGTTGTATCTGTAGAAGGCACTTTATTCTTTCACCAGGTGCCATTATAATGGTTGTAAAAA of the Osmia lignaria lignaria isolate PbOS001 chromosome 7, iyOsmLign1, whole genome shotgun sequence genome contains:
- the colt gene encoding carnitine/acylcarnitine carrier protein colt, mitochondrial isoform X1, producing MGDAESPVKYFLSGGFGGICTVVSGHPLDTIKVRLQTMAVPAPNELPLYSGTLDCTRKTIAKEGIRGLYKGMGAPLCGVAPIFAISFYGYGLGKQLIRKSDNEQLTPLKLFYAGAFSGIFTTIIMAPGERIKCLLQIQQSDVNPKYKGPVDCAKQLYKEGGIRSIYKGTCATLLRDIPASGMYFMTYECLKNWMTPEGGKLGIGATILAGGFAGIANWIVGMPPDVLKSRLQSAPEGTFKRGIRDAFIVLMKEEGPKALYKGCIPVMLRAFPANAACFLGFEFAMKLLNLVAPGL
- the colt gene encoding carnitine/acylcarnitine carrier protein colt, mitochondrial isoform X2, coding for MAVPAPNELPLYSGTLDCTRKTIAKEGIRGLYKGMGAPLCGVAPIFAISFYGYGLGKQLIRKSDNEQLTPLKLFYAGAFSGIFTTIIMAPGERIKCLLQIQQSDVNPKYKGPVDCAKQLYKEGGIRSIYKGTCATLLRDIPASGMYFMTYECLKNWMTPEGGKLGIGATILAGGFAGIANWIVGMPPDVLKSRLQSAPEGTFKRGIRDAFIVLMKEEGPKALYKGCIPVMLRAFPANAACFLGFEFAMKLLNLVAPGL
- the LOC143305460 gene encoding uncharacterized protein LOC143305460, which codes for MAVILILFLTLLNECFGQIIDIGNVWEVKCPPGCSCEVQKFADLSLHRWIRATQDQNLTSDDNFEFGLNPDHSIFSEFLKVAICVVAEDHEELLEKLPSDIQVFTILQSGMGDFEILLQSTTFQRFTDLISLDIQGIDYNEATGKNLNIEQKKQGGIMLSVDSLYPLGLNLLYLNLERVKLTSLSPTKKNKANLVIKPMNTVTKNENRNKELLNNTSQSTGHRLILLSQQNNGESDDKEILPYDVYKQEMEGYRETMGLFTGLGALTHLRVYDCDLKDISWHMFDGLDSLVQLSLERNNLKFIPEFCFYGTPNLKVLSLARNQLLTLKSIDLAGLLMLEDLDLRGNNLTFLSELSFPPFPMLKVADFRENPLDSIFPSTFEIMNTTLKLYLGGEDSKLYLQKNSFLGLYQLQILHLYNLEIPVLERFVLQGMPELFELKARGNISSIEFDAFVDLIKLVYLDLSHCYIRKISMDAFYGLENVKRIDLSNNELESIPPGLFGVQQQKQLKEVILSKNKLTSLPLEFFKMLRGPYEQPQLATIRLDGNPWDCTCSMTTWNPQLVSRLRETAPRCSTPKRLQNWGVFHALRKGGLQCRRLNRRHLKKSSIRKTNYEDNIIS